In Candidatus Saccharibacteria bacterium oral taxon 488, one DNA window encodes the following:
- a CDS encoding NTP transferase domain-containing protein, whose amino-acid sequence MKKPTKAIIAAAGFGTRFLPQTKAMPKEMMPLIDKPIIQYVVEELVEAGIRDIIIIGSANKRAIEDHFDRPNEELLVNLRAGGAKKQPLIDIVNNLSEMANFVYIRQKGPYGNATPLICAAHLINGDEPVIYTFADDFIAASPSRFRQMITAAQKLDGAVLSCKKIIDDAEFDRYGVVNGEQVADGVIKMTNIVEKPGKANAPSDLASVSSYLLPGEFFAYLEKAKHAFDGHGEFTVQPIMQSMIDDGHSFYGVEITNGTYYDTGDKLEYLKTVIDFGMRDPKLGASLREYLVKRLEENGAN is encoded by the coding sequence ATGAAAAAACCAACCAAAGCTATCATCGCTGCCGCTGGCTTCGGTACGCGGTTCTTGCCGCAGACCAAGGCCATGCCAAAAGAAATGATGCCGCTGATCGACAAGCCGATTATCCAATACGTTGTCGAGGAATTAGTCGAGGCCGGCATCAGGGATATTATTATTATCGGCAGTGCTAACAAACGAGCAATTGAGGATCATTTTGACAGGCCGAACGAGGAGCTGCTGGTTAATCTACGGGCGGGCGGCGCCAAGAAGCAGCCACTAATTGACATTGTGAATAATTTGTCAGAAATGGCCAACTTTGTTTATATTCGCCAGAAGGGCCCGTACGGTAATGCTACGCCGTTGATCTGCGCCGCACATTTGATCAATGGTGATGAGCCGGTTATCTATACGTTTGCTGATGATTTTATCGCTGCTAGCCCTAGCCGATTTCGCCAGATGATCACTGCGGCGCAAAAATTAGATGGCGCGGTGCTATCGTGTAAGAAAATTATTGATGATGCTGAATTTGATCGCTACGGCGTGGTTAACGGTGAGCAGGTTGCTGACGGCGTGATCAAGATGACAAACATTGTTGAAAAACCAGGTAAGGCCAATGCCCCGTCCGATCTTGCAAGCGTCAGTAGCTATCTGCTGCCGGGCGAGTTCTTTGCCTATCTCGAAAAAGCCAAACATGCGTTTGATGGTCACGGCGAATTTACGGTGCAGCCGATTATGCAGAGCATGATTGATGATGGCCATAGTTTTTATGGCGTGGAAATTACCAATGGCACGTACTATGACACTGGCGACAAGCTAGAGTATCTCAAGACAGTGATCGATTTTGGTATGCGTGATCCGAAGCTTGGTGCGAGCCTTCGTGAATATCTAGTCAAGCGGCTTGAGGAAAATGGCGCCAACTAA
- the gatC gene encoding Asp-tRNA(Asn)/Glu-tRNA(Gln) amidotransferase subunit GatC — protein sequence MTTISTSDIQHLASLSSLALADDEVDGLRQDLENIISYIEQLGELDTSGVEPTYQVTGLENVWREDEVQSGISRDELLELAPEKQNNQVKVPQVL from the coding sequence ATGACAACTATTTCTACCAGTGACATTCAGCACCTGGCGAGTTTGAGTAGTCTGGCATTAGCCGATGATGAAGTTGATGGACTGCGCCAGGATTTGGAAAACATAATTAGCTACATTGAGCAGCTGGGCGAGCTCGATACGTCTGGCGTGGAGCCAACCTATCAAGTGACGGGCTTGGAGAACGTCTGGCGCGAAGATGAGGTCCAGTCAGGGATTTCTCGAGACGAGTTGCTTGAGCTGGCGCCTGAAAAGCAGAACAATCAAGTGAAAGTGCCGCAGGTGCTGTGA
- the gatB gene encoding Asp-tRNA(Asn)/Glu-tRNA(Gln) amidotransferase subunit GatB, whose translation MMSVYDEYEMTIGIECHVQLATKTKLFSPADNDARDAEPNSKTHEIDFGMPGMLPVLNKHAVELAVRAGKALNAPIARVSRFDRKHYFYPDLPKGYQTSQMYQPIILAGYVDAPLEDGSLKRVRIHHAHMEEDAGKLMHHDGYSLVDLNRAGTPLIEIVSEPDMHSAEEARAYASELHKLMIYAGVTHGDLYHGNMRFDVNISVAKKGATELGKRAEVKNLNSFRSVERAAEYEFKRQVDLLERGESVVQETRGWSDDKQITTSQRSKEDAQDYRYMPDPDIPPIVLTDEEIAGMQEHMPLMPGECRERWADLGLDHSVITTILGHQPLAILLDAIKTLTVHNEQAVLDELGADKIKYQRLVKRIFNWFASTPEELIDMDLIGEGYVGPRRLTELSLLVEDNEVSSTGGKEIFLSLFDRQYLKQGPREIAESKNLLQVSDEGVIAAIVDEVLHDPASAASIADIRSGKGKAIGYLVGQVMKRSKGQANPSLAQKLIRERL comes from the coding sequence ATGATGAGTGTATATGATGAATATGAAATGACCATTGGCATCGAGTGCCATGTCCAGCTGGCGACCAAAACTAAGCTGTTTAGTCCGGCTGATAACGACGCTCGCGATGCTGAGCCGAATAGTAAAACGCACGAGATTGACTTTGGCATGCCAGGAATGCTGCCAGTACTCAACAAGCACGCCGTCGAGTTGGCGGTGCGTGCCGGCAAGGCGTTGAATGCGCCGATTGCCCGCGTTAGCCGGTTTGATCGCAAACATTATTTCTACCCTGACCTGCCAAAGGGCTATCAGACTTCGCAGATGTACCAGCCGATCATCTTGGCTGGCTATGTCGACGCGCCGCTAGAAGACGGTTCGCTCAAACGGGTGCGGATTCATCACGCGCACATGGAAGAGGATGCTGGCAAGTTGATGCACCACGACGGGTACTCGCTGGTTGATCTCAACCGTGCCGGTACGCCGCTGATTGAAATCGTTTCTGAGCCGGACATGCATTCTGCCGAGGAGGCTAGGGCCTACGCTTCGGAGCTACACAAATTGATGATCTATGCAGGTGTGACGCACGGTGATTTATACCACGGCAATATGCGCTTTGACGTCAATATTTCGGTGGCTAAGAAAGGAGCGACCGAACTCGGCAAGCGCGCGGAAGTGAAGAATCTCAACTCTTTCCGTAGCGTCGAGCGCGCCGCTGAGTACGAGTTTAAGCGCCAAGTTGATCTACTCGAGCGCGGCGAATCGGTAGTTCAGGAAACTCGCGGCTGGAGTGATGACAAGCAGATTACTACTTCGCAGCGCTCGAAAGAGGACGCCCAGGATTATCGTTACATGCCTGATCCGGATATCCCGCCGATTGTTTTGACTGACGAGGAAATTGCCGGTATGCAGGAACATATGCCACTGATGCCGGGCGAGTGCCGAGAGCGTTGGGCTGATCTGGGGTTGGATCATTCGGTGATTACGACGATACTCGGCCATCAGCCGCTCGCGATATTGCTTGATGCTATCAAGACGCTGACGGTACATAACGAGCAGGCTGTCCTTGATGAGCTAGGAGCTGACAAGATAAAATATCAGCGGCTGGTCAAGCGGATCTTTAACTGGTTCGCTTCGACGCCGGAGGAGCTGATTGATATGGATCTCATCGGGGAGGGCTATGTCGGGCCGCGTCGGTTGACAGAGTTGTCACTACTCGTCGAGGATAACGAGGTCAGTTCAACTGGCGGCAAGGAGATTTTCCTTAGTCTATTCGACCGACAATACCTCAAACAGGGGCCGCGCGAGATTGCCGAGAGTAAGAATTTGTTGCAGGTGTCTGACGAGGGGGTGATCGCAGCCATCGTTGACGAAGTATTACATGACCCAGCCTCGGCGGCATCCATCGCTGACATTCGCTCGGGCAAAGGCAAAGCTATCGGCTATCTCGTCGGCCAAGTCATGAAGCGCTCTAAGGGCCAGGCTAACCCGAGCCTCGCCCAGAAGCTAATCCGGGAGCGACTGTAG
- the uvrB gene encoding excinuclease ABC subunit UvrB translates to MSVFNLVSNYQPTGDQPTAIAQLVDGLERGEREQTLLGVTGSGKTFTMANIIARANVPTLVLAHNKTLAAQLFSEFKEFFPDNEVHYFVSYFDYYQPEAYIASSDTYIEKDSKINDEIDRLRHAATSALLTRRDVIIVASVSCIYGIGSPETYADMAIQLTVGERRVQDKFIRLLTDIQYKRNDVDFVRGTFRVRGDVVDIFPAGQDTAVRVEFFGDEVERLTRIDPLTGEILEQPASLTIFPSSHYSTPRERIEKAIIGIEKEFDERLKWFESHDKLLEAQRLAQRTKYDLEMLKETGFVKGIENYSRYLTDREPGEQPATLIDYFPDDWLLLVDESHMTLPQVRGMYNGDRARKEVLVEHGFRLPSALDNRPLRFDEFDQHIHQAIYVSATPGDYEIAHSPKPAEQLIRPTGLLDPPIEVRPTKGQVDDLMEEIRQTIANGHRVLVTTLTKHMAEDLSAYLTDNGVKTAYLHSEIDTLERGDILKDLRLGTYDVLVGINLLREGLDLPEVSLVAIMDADKEGFLRSEQALIQTIGRAARHVDGRVLMYGDNVTDSMRRAIDETNRRRHIQQQYNEAHGITPQTIQKKIDDGLRSIIPQKESDKKPKLDLKKIPKDEYPTLVKELTGQMELHSANLEFEKAAQLRDLIAEIRQTM, encoded by the coding sequence ATGAGCGTCTTTAACCTCGTCTCTAACTATCAGCCGACCGGCGACCAGCCAACGGCGATTGCTCAGCTGGTGGACGGTTTGGAGCGGGGCGAACGTGAGCAGACTCTATTGGGCGTGACGGGGTCGGGTAAGACCTTTACCATGGCGAATATCATCGCTCGAGCCAATGTGCCGACGCTGGTGCTGGCGCATAACAAGACCTTGGCGGCACAGTTGTTTTCTGAGTTCAAGGAATTTTTTCCGGACAACGAAGTGCATTATTTTGTCAGCTATTTTGATTATTATCAGCCGGAGGCCTACATTGCCTCGAGCGACACCTACATTGAGAAAGATTCGAAGATTAATGATGAAATCGATCGACTGCGGCATGCGGCGACGTCGGCACTGCTGACGCGGCGCGATGTTATCATTGTGGCCAGTGTATCCTGTATTTACGGCATCGGTTCGCCGGAGACGTATGCTGATATGGCCATTCAATTGACGGTTGGTGAGCGGCGGGTTCAGGACAAGTTTATTCGCCTGCTAACTGATATTCAGTATAAGCGCAACGACGTTGATTTTGTGCGCGGCACTTTCAGGGTGCGCGGCGATGTGGTGGATATTTTCCCAGCCGGACAGGACACGGCGGTGCGGGTGGAGTTTTTTGGCGATGAAGTCGAGAGACTAACACGAATCGATCCGCTGACTGGCGAGATTTTGGAGCAGCCAGCTAGCCTGACGATTTTCCCATCTAGCCACTATTCGACGCCGCGTGAACGAATTGAAAAGGCCATCATCGGCATCGAAAAAGAATTTGACGAGCGGCTGAAATGGTTTGAATCGCACGATAAGTTACTGGAGGCGCAGCGCCTAGCTCAACGCACCAAATATGACCTGGAGATGCTCAAAGAAACTGGCTTTGTCAAAGGCATTGAGAATTATTCGCGCTATCTGACGGATCGTGAACCGGGCGAGCAGCCAGCAACCTTGATTGATTATTTCCCGGATGATTGGCTGCTGCTGGTCGATGAGTCGCATATGACCTTGCCGCAAGTCCGCGGCATGTATAACGGCGACCGGGCGCGCAAGGAAGTGTTGGTGGAGCATGGGTTTCGTTTGCCGAGTGCGCTGGATAACCGCCCGCTGAGGTTTGATGAGTTTGATCAGCATATTCACCAGGCAATTTATGTTTCCGCTACGCCGGGCGACTATGAAATTGCTCATTCTCCAAAGCCGGCCGAGCAGCTGATTCGACCAACGGGGCTGCTTGATCCGCCGATTGAGGTGCGGCCGACTAAGGGGCAGGTTGATGATTTGATGGAGGAGATTCGCCAAACCATCGCCAATGGTCACCGTGTATTGGTGACCACCTTGACCAAGCACATGGCCGAGGACTTAAGCGCCTATCTGACCGACAATGGTGTGAAAACGGCGTATCTACACAGTGAAATTGACACACTGGAACGCGGTGATATTCTCAAAGATCTGCGGCTGGGAACCTACGATGTATTAGTCGGTATCAATCTGCTGCGCGAGGGGTTGGATCTACCGGAAGTCAGCCTGGTGGCGATTATGGACGCCGATAAAGAAGGTTTCTTGCGTAGTGAACAGGCACTGATTCAGACGATTGGCCGGGCGGCGCGGCACGTGGACGGGCGGGTGCTGATGTATGGCGATAACGTAACTGACAGCATGCGCCGAGCGATTGATGAGACCAATCGTCGGCGGCACATTCAGCAGCAATATAACGAAGCGCACGGCATCACGCCGCAAACCATCCAGAAGAAGATTGACGATGGCCTGCGCTCCATCATCCCACAAAAAGAATCGGACAAAAAGCCGAAGCTTGATTTGAAGAAGATTCCAAAGGACGAATATCCAACGCTGGTCAAGGAGCTGACTGGTCAAATGGAACTCCATAGTGCTAATCTGGAGTTTGAAAAAGCCGCTCAGCTGCGCGATTTGATTGCAGAAATTCGCCAGACCATGTAG
- the gatA gene encoding Asp-tRNA(Asn)/Glu-tRNA(Gln) amidotransferase subunit GatA: MSQISDFAGKSAVENVKEALRRARDIEEYHALLSLAEERALERAELVDKGEISGRLAGVPFVVKDNFLAFGAPTTAASKMLENFNAPLQATAVEKLEAEGAICIGKANLDAFAHGGSTENSAFGPTKNAADKTRVAGGSSGGSAVVTALDVVPFALGTDTGGSIRQPASFNGVVGVKPTYGAVSRYGVVAMASSTDTVGCFATNADDANLVMEIMAGRDDKDMTTLPDFWRNQPGFTKKKIGLVKQCMTDDVDAAVRQKTLDYAKKLKQLGYEIEEVNLDMMQYSLAMYYIIVPAELSSNLARYDGVRYGHRAAEVKTLAELYGRSRDEGFMTENKRRIMIGSFVLSSGFFDAYYMQAQKARTLLINEFNQLFAEYDALLMPVAPTPAFKLDENTNDPIKMYLSDIMTVPASLAGLPAISVPAGSNDEGLPIGVQLVGNYRSDGSLLKLAAEVEAS; encoded by the coding sequence ATGAGCCAGATTAGTGATTTTGCCGGAAAAAGCGCGGTCGAAAATGTTAAAGAAGCACTGCGGCGGGCGCGCGACATTGAAGAATACCATGCACTACTCAGTTTAGCGGAAGAGCGGGCGCTGGAGCGTGCCGAACTGGTGGATAAGGGTGAGATTTCTGGCCGGCTGGCTGGTGTGCCGTTTGTGGTGAAAGACAATTTCTTGGCCTTTGGAGCGCCGACGACTGCTGCCTCGAAGATGCTCGAGAATTTTAACGCACCATTGCAGGCCACGGCCGTTGAAAAACTAGAGGCTGAAGGCGCAATTTGTATCGGTAAGGCGAACTTGGACGCCTTTGCTCACGGTGGTTCGACGGAAAACTCAGCCTTTGGTCCAACCAAAAACGCCGCGGATAAAACGCGCGTAGCCGGTGGTTCGTCAGGCGGCTCGGCGGTGGTGACGGCGCTTGACGTGGTGCCGTTTGCACTGGGGACAGACACTGGCGGTTCAATTCGCCAGCCAGCCAGCTTTAACGGCGTGGTCGGTGTCAAGCCAACCTACGGCGCAGTCAGTCGCTACGGCGTGGTAGCCATGGCATCGAGTACGGACACGGTTGGTTGTTTCGCCACGAATGCTGATGATGCTAATTTGGTGATGGAAATTATGGCGGGCCGCGACGACAAGGATATGACGACACTGCCTGACTTTTGGCGGAACCAGCCAGGCTTTACTAAGAAAAAGATTGGTTTGGTTAAGCAGTGTATGACTGACGATGTGGACGCGGCAGTTCGCCAGAAAACGCTTGATTATGCTAAAAAACTGAAGCAGCTGGGCTATGAAATTGAAGAAGTGAATCTGGACATGATGCAATATTCGCTGGCGATGTACTATATTATTGTGCCGGCAGAGTTGTCGTCAAATCTGGCGCGCTATGATGGCGTGCGTTATGGTCACCGAGCGGCCGAAGTGAAAACGCTGGCGGAATTGTACGGCCGCAGCCGTGATGAAGGCTTCATGACGGAGAATAAGCGGCGGATTATGATCGGCAGTTTCGTGTTGTCGAGCGGCTTTTTTGACGCTTACTACATGCAGGCACAAAAAGCGCGCACGCTGCTTATCAATGAGTTCAATCAGTTGTTCGCTGAGTACGACGCACTGCTGATGCCAGTCGCACCAACGCCAGCCTTCAAACTTGATGAAAACACCAATGATCCGATCAAAATGTATTTGTCTGACATCATGACCGTGCCGGCCAGTCTGGCTGGACTGCCAGCAATTTCCGTACCAGCTGGAAGCAATGACGAAGGATTACCGATCGGCGTGCAGCTAGTTGGTAATTACCGTTCGGACGGAAGCCTGCTGAAACTGGCGGCGGAAGTGGAGGCCAGCTGA